A window of Ignavibacterium sp. contains these coding sequences:
- the aspA gene encoding aspartate ammonia-lyase has product MEKQVLVEFLKRVELFKDLNDEQLSQLTAKVSFENFPAGKNIFTENNIRKNLFVIYDGEVELYKKSPYGAERRLALFSKYDFLGEGALLDDSPHSTSARTTVDSEILILSRDKFNELISEHNQLAINILGKIARVISRRMSSANTRVINLAAQYQSGRTRKEHDLLGDREVPEEFYYGIQTLRAIENFNISGVTLNFYPHLIEALAMVKLAAAKANYDLGLLSKPVADAIVQACTEIINGKLHSHFAVDMIQGGAGTSTNMNANEVIANRALEILGYQKGEYKYCHPNNHVNLSQSTNDAYPTSIKIALIKANQKLVEVLKDLISSFEQKAKEFSHIIKMGRTQLQDAVPMTLGQEFEAYAVTLKEEIQRLEQNAKLFLEVNMGATAIGTGINAHPQYSENVIKHLREVTGLDIVLAENLVEATQDTGSFVMYSSAVKRLAVKLSKISNDLRLLSSGPRAGLNEINLPPMQPGSSIMPGKVNPVIPEVVNQIAFKVIGNDLTVTLAAEAGQLELNVFEPVIVQSLFESIEMLKNGMMTLKLKCIDGITANEKRCRDYVENSIGLVTALNPVLGYETSTQLAKEALETGKGIYELVLEKNLLSKEKLDELLKPENMINPNLVR; this is encoded by the coding sequence ATGGAAAAGCAAGTATTGGTTGAGTTCCTGAAAAGAGTTGAACTATTCAAAGATCTCAACGATGAACAACTTTCTCAATTAACTGCAAAAGTCTCATTTGAAAATTTTCCTGCCGGCAAAAACATTTTCACAGAAAATAACATTCGTAAAAATCTTTTTGTTATTTATGATGGTGAAGTTGAATTGTATAAAAAGTCACCTTATGGTGCCGAAAGACGATTGGCATTATTCAGTAAATATGATTTTCTGGGTGAAGGTGCATTGCTTGATGATTCACCTCATTCAACTTCAGCAAGAACTACTGTTGATTCAGAGATTTTGATTCTTTCCCGTGATAAGTTTAATGAACTTATAAGCGAACATAATCAGCTTGCGATTAATATTTTGGGAAAGATTGCCAGAGTAATTTCCAGACGAATGAGTTCAGCTAACACAAGAGTAATAAATCTTGCTGCACAATATCAATCCGGACGAACAAGAAAAGAACACGATTTACTTGGTGACCGTGAAGTGCCTGAAGAATTTTATTATGGAATTCAGACTTTACGAGCTATAGAAAATTTTAACATAAGTGGAGTTACACTTAATTTCTATCCGCATCTAATTGAAGCGCTTGCTATGGTTAAACTCGCTGCAGCAAAAGCAAACTATGACCTGGGATTGCTTTCTAAACCAGTTGCAGATGCAATTGTTCAGGCTTGCACTGAGATAATAAACGGTAAACTTCATTCGCATTTTGCTGTTGATATGATTCAGGGTGGTGCCGGCACTTCAACAAATATGAATGCAAATGAAGTGATTGCAAATCGTGCTCTGGAAATTCTCGGCTACCAAAAAGGTGAATACAAATATTGTCATCCGAATAATCATGTTAATCTTTCACAATCAACCAATGATGCTTATCCAACTTCGATCAAAATTGCATTGATTAAAGCAAATCAAAAACTTGTAGAGGTTCTGAAAGATCTGATTTCTTCTTTCGAGCAAAAAGCAAAAGAATTTTCACACATAATAAAAATGGGAAGAACACAATTGCAGGATGCTGTTCCTATGACTCTTGGTCAGGAGTTTGAAGCTTATGCTGTAACACTTAAAGAGGAAATTCAGAGACTTGAGCAGAATGCAAAGCTATTCCTTGAAGTAAATATGGGAGCTACTGCAATAGGGACAGGCATAAATGCTCATCCGCAGTATAGCGAAAATGTGATTAAGCATTTAAGAGAAGTAACAGGATTAGATATTGTTCTTGCTGAAAATCTTGTTGAAGCAACACAAGATACCGGATCATTTGTAATGTACTCTTCAGCAGTGAAAAGACTTGCTGTTAAATTGTCTAAAATAAGTAATGATTTAAGATTACTATCATCAGGACCTCGTGCCGGACTTAATGAAATTAATCTTCCGCCGATGCAACCTGGTTCATCAATAATGCCGGGAAAGGTTAATCCCGTTATTCCGGAAGTTGTTAATCAAATCGCATTTAAAGTTATTGGTAATGATTTAACAGTTACACTTGCCGCAGAAGCCGGACAACTTGAATTAAATGTTTTTGAACCGGTAATTGTTCAAAGTTTATTTGAGTCAATCGAAATGCTTAAAAATGGAATGATGACTTTGAAATTAAAATGCATTGATGGAATTACTGCCAACGAAAAAAGATGCAGGGATTATGTTGAAAATAGTATTGGATTGGTTACAGCATTAAATCCTGTTCTTGGATATGAAACTTCCACTCAACTTGCAAAAGAAGCACTTGAAACAGGAAAGGGCATTTATGAATTGGTGCTTGAGAAAAATCTTTTATCAAAAGAGAAGTTGGACGAATTATTAAAACCAGAAAATATGATAAATCCGAATTTGGTTAGATGA
- the leuS gene encoding leucine--tRNA ligase — protein MRYPFDLIEAKWQKFWEENKVFKTDFNDISKKLYTLVMFIYPSGAKLHIGHWYNYGPTDSWARFKKLQGYNVFEPMGYDAFGLPAENYAIKTGIHPFDSTMQNINDIRQQLKRMGCMYDWDAELMTCVPEYYKWNQWIFLQMYKRGLAYRKNAPVNWCPKDQTVLANEQVQDGACERCGTPVIQKNLYQWFFKITDYAEELLQGLDKINWPEKTKTMQRNWIGKSEGAEVNFKVIGSDDEIKVFTTRPDTLFGVTYVVLAPEHPLVDKITTADYRKAVEDYRDSIKSLTEIERTSTVKEKTGVPTGAFAINPVNGEKVPVWIADYALITYGTGAVMAVPAHDERDFEFATKFNLPIKKVILQDGTKENDELKSAFTEVGTMINSGQFNGVRSDEGIQKVIEYLEQNKFGKRKINYRLRDWLISRQRYWGTPIPIIHCPKCGEVPVDEKDLPVELPYDVDFQPGGESPLARNEKFINVKCPKCGTDAKRDPDTMDTFVDSSWYYLRYLDPRISDAPFDVQLANKWTPVDMYVGGAEHATMHLLYARFVHKFLRDIGLVNSDEPFQTLVHQGTITNQGAKMSKSKGNVVNPDDFTSKYGSDVFRMYLMFMGPYDQGGDWSDKGISGVDRFVQRTYELFNQHKDLNKSVVSKSKYEITSLNDSEKKIYRKVNQTLKKFNEEIENFRFNTAIASLMELLNEMKVLESCKDEIKVYALERFAFMLAPVAPHLGEECWQILGKENSIYQKPVIFEIDKDALIEDTVNLAVQVNGKLRATIEVPLNSEQEAVKPIIFADERVMKFVDGKKIVKEIFVKNKIYNIVVKDS, from the coding sequence ATGCGTTATCCTTTTGATCTGATTGAAGCAAAATGGCAAAAATTCTGGGAAGAAAATAAAGTATTCAAAACAGATTTTAATGACATCAGCAAAAAGCTTTATACACTTGTAATGTTCATTTATCCTTCCGGTGCAAAACTTCATATAGGGCATTGGTACAATTACGGTCCAACAGATAGCTGGGCAAGATTTAAGAAGTTACAGGGTTACAATGTTTTCGAACCAATGGGTTATGATGCGTTTGGATTGCCTGCAGAAAATTATGCAATCAAAACAGGCATTCATCCTTTTGATAGTACGATGCAAAACATAAATGATATTCGTCAGCAATTGAAACGAATGGGTTGTATGTATGATTGGGATGCTGAACTAATGACTTGTGTGCCTGAATATTATAAATGGAACCAATGGATATTTCTTCAGATGTACAAGCGAGGATTGGCTTACAGAAAAAATGCTCCGGTTAACTGGTGCCCGAAAGATCAAACAGTTCTTGCAAATGAGCAGGTTCAGGATGGTGCTTGCGAACGATGTGGAACTCCGGTTATTCAGAAGAATCTTTATCAGTGGTTCTTTAAGATTACTGATTATGCCGAAGAATTATTGCAAGGTCTTGATAAAATAAATTGGCCCGAGAAAACAAAAACAATGCAGCGCAACTGGATTGGAAAAAGTGAAGGAGCTGAAGTTAACTTTAAAGTTATTGGAAGTGATGATGAAATTAAAGTTTTTACTACAAGACCGGATACATTGTTCGGAGTTACTTATGTTGTCCTTGCACCTGAACATCCTTTAGTTGATAAAATTACAACTGCTGATTACAGAAAAGCAGTTGAAGATTACCGTGATTCAATAAAATCATTAACTGAAATTGAACGAACTTCTACTGTTAAAGAAAAAACCGGTGTACCAACAGGAGCTTTTGCAATCAATCCTGTAAATGGTGAGAAAGTTCCTGTATGGATTGCAGATTATGCACTGATAACTTACGGAACTGGTGCTGTAATGGCTGTACCTGCGCATGATGAAAGAGATTTTGAATTTGCTACTAAGTTTAATTTGCCAATAAAAAAAGTAATTCTTCAGGATGGAACAAAGGAAAATGATGAACTTAAATCTGCTTTTACAGAAGTTGGCACGATGATAAACTCCGGTCAGTTTAATGGGGTGAGATCAGATGAAGGAATTCAAAAAGTGATTGAATATCTCGAGCAGAATAAATTCGGCAAAAGAAAAATTAATTACAGGCTTCGTGACTGGTTAATATCACGACAGAGATACTGGGGAACACCAATTCCGATTATTCATTGTCCGAAATGTGGTGAAGTTCCGGTTGACGAAAAAGATTTGCCGGTTGAACTACCTTATGATGTTGATTTTCAACCTGGTGGTGAATCGCCTTTAGCGAGAAATGAAAAATTTATAAATGTGAAATGTCCGAAGTGCGGCACTGACGCAAAAAGAGATCCGGACACAATGGATACATTTGTTGATTCTTCCTGGTATTATCTGCGTTATCTTGATCCAAGAATTTCAGATGCACCTTTTGATGTTCAGCTTGCAAACAAATGGACGCCCGTTGATATGTATGTCGGTGGCGCAGAGCATGCAACAATGCATCTTTTGTATGCCAGATTTGTTCATAAATTTTTGAGAGATATTGGTTTGGTTAACAGCGATGAACCATTTCAGACATTAGTTCATCAGGGAACAATTACTAATCAAGGTGCAAAGATGTCAAAGTCAAAAGGGAATGTTGTTAATCCTGACGACTTCACATCAAAATATGGTTCAGATGTTTTCAGAATGTATTTGATGTTTATGGGACCTTATGATCAGGGCGGCGATTGGAGCGACAAAGGAATCTCAGGAGTTGATCGTTTTGTTCAAAGAACTTATGAATTGTTTAATCAACATAAGGATCTGAACAAATCAGTAGTATCAAAAAGCAAATATGAGATTACATCTTTAAACGACAGTGAAAAGAAAATTTATCGCAAAGTAAATCAGACTCTTAAAAAGTTTAATGAAGAAATAGAAAATTTCAGATTTAATACAGCGATTGCATCATTGATGGAATTGCTGAACGAAATGAAAGTTCTTGAGAGTTGTAAAGATGAAATTAAAGTTTATGCACTTGAAAGATTTGCTTTTATGCTTGCACCTGTTGCTCCACATTTAGGAGAAGAATGCTGGCAGATTCTTGGTAAAGAAAATTCAATTTATCAGAAGCCAGTTATCTTCGAGATTGATAAAGATGCATTGATTGAAGACACGGTAAATCTTGCGGTTCAGGTTAATGGGAAATTGCGTGCAACGATTGAAGTCCCGTTAAACAGTGAACAGGAAGCTGTAAAACCAATCATCTTTGCTGATGAAAGAGTGATGAAATTTGTTGACGGCAAAAAGATTGTTAAGGAAATTTTCGTTAAGAATAAGATTTATAATATTGTCGTGAAGGATAGTTAA